A single region of the Vicia villosa cultivar HV-30 ecotype Madison, WI linkage group LG4, Vvil1.0, whole genome shotgun sequence genome encodes:
- the LOC131596595 gene encoding putative B3 domain-containing protein Os03g0619850 isoform X2 has protein sequence MGMGIYVKDMFCFIGEGGTFEELLTYDLAMQSDTAVVLDHGTDVFIWLMIPRNFVKKYGEYLPKAICLKTPNGADWKLSLVESDGKIWFQKGWKKFADYHSLYHGHLVFEYESTSRFEVRIFDKSALKIKYPFKRAEVNNEEDCRASQKRKAYSSFDIGSTSCVKKHKGKQVNTTLKRAKEFKTCNPSFVVVMGASYVGSRFLLGAELVADEGKSAAALAACRTLAEELTQFRFPAPRILAFKVQSHVDIYHFDDETWGGSFDMPKEMAHSHLRMVTDGRYIY, from the exons ATGGGAATGGGAATATATGTGAAGGAtatgttttgttttatagg GGAGGGGGGAACTTTTGAGGAGCTACTGACTTATGATCTTGCTATGCAGTCTGATACTGCTGTTGTACTAGACCATGGCACTGATGTCTTCATTTGGCTG ATGATACCAAGGAATTTTGTGAAGAAATATGGAGAATATCTTCCAAAAGCTATATGTCTAAAGACTCCCAATGGTGCAGACTGGAAATTAAGTTTGGTAGAAAGTGATGGCAAGATATGGTTTCAAAAGGGTTGGAAAAAATTCGCAGACTATCATTCTCTATATCATGGCCATCTTGTTTTCGAATATGAAAGCACTTCCCGTTTTGAAGTAAGAATCTTTGATAAGAGTGCTTTAAAGATAAAGTATCCTTTCAAAAGAGCTGAAGTCAATAATGAAGAAGATTGTAGAGCAAGTCAAAAGAGAAAAGCTTACTCCTCCTTTGACATTGGAAGCACTAGTTGTGTTAAAAAACACAAAG GAAAACAAGTGAATACAACActtaaaagagcaaaagagttcaaAACATGCAATCCATCATTTGTTGTTGTCATGGGTGCATCTTATGTTGGAAGTCGTTTTCTTTTG GGTGCTGAACTTGTAGCTGATGAAGGAAAAAGTGCCGCTGCTTTGGCTGCATGCAGGACATTGGCTGAAGAGCTGACCCAGTTCCGATTTCCAGCTCCTCGCATCCTCGCATTCAAG gtacaatCTCATGTTGATATATATCATTTTGATGATGAAACTTGGGGAGGAAGTTTTGACATGCCAAAAGAAATGGCACACTCGCATTTAAGAATGGTGACAGATGGAAGATACATTTATTAG
- the LOC131596595 gene encoding AAA-ATPase At3g28580-like isoform X1, whose product MWAMIQRYCPHQVHSLIEKFSQKLANFFYPYVEVKFFEYIGDYYRTNEAFTFIEHYLHSKPTNQAKKLRGESLRKSLVLKMDERQEFHDEFEGINVVWSLRKIVPSTKSVSFYPADDKRYYLLTFHRGNRDFVVGTYLNHVLEHGEDIGLSKRQRRLYTNCTSGDSDMRGKWSHVIFDHPSSFETIAMDGKKKKEIVDDLVTFSKGKDYYARIGKPWKRGYLLYGPPGTGKSSLVAAIANFLKYDIYDIELTNVKTNAELRKLLIGITSKSVVVIEDIDCSLDLTGQRKTDSENENEEDEKNEKNEVNQVVAASMSQLKDEANKNKRSSQVTLSGLLNFIDGIWSASTGERLIIFTTNYVEKLDKALIRRGRMDMHIELSYCCFEGFKMLAMNYMSVETHPLFETVRGLLEESNISPADVAENLMPKVANEEVETSLERLIQALRSSKEEAKKKAEKAEESTGEGEDSAQDKKSLLEDEEEIDNGKS is encoded by the coding sequence ATGTGGGCTATGATTCAAAGGTATTGTCCTCATCAAGTTCATTCTCTCATAGaaaaattctcacaaaaattAGCCAACTTTTTTTACCCTTATGTTGAGGTTAAATTCTTTGAGTACATTGGTGATTACTATAGAACCAATGAAGCTTTTACTTTCATTGAACACTACTTACATTCCAAACCAACCAACCAAGCTAAGAAACTCCGAGGTGAATCTCTGAGAAAGTCTCTAGTTCTCAAAATGGATGAAAGACAAGAGTTCCATGATGAGTTTGAAGGGATTAACGTTGTTTGGAGCTTAAGAAAGATTGTTCCAAGCACTAAATCTGTTTCATTCTATCCAGCTGATGACAAAAGGTATTACCTTCTAACCTTTCATCGCGGAAACCGCGATTTTGTCGTGGGAACTTACCTTAACCATGTTCTTGAACATGGTGAGGACATTGGTTTGAGTAAGAGACAGAGAAGGCTTTACACAAATTGCACTAGTGGTGATTCTGATATGAGAGGTAAGTGGAGTCATGTGATTTTCGATCATCCATCGTCTTTCGAAACGATTGCGATGGATggtaagaaaaagaaagagattgTTGATGATCTTGTTACTTTCAGTAAGGGTAAGGACTATTATGCAAGAATTGGTAAGCCTTGGAAGAGAGGCTATTTGCTATATGGTCCTCCGGGAACTGGAAAATCATCACTAGTTGCTGCTATTGCTAATTTCTTGAAGTATGATATATATGATATTGAGTTAACTAATGTGAAAACAAATGCTGAGTTAAGGAAGCTTTTGATCGGAATCACGAGTAAGTCCGTTGTTGTTATCGAAGATATCGATTGTTCGCTCGATCTAACCGGTCAGAGGAAGACAGATTCGGAgaatgaaaatgaagaagatgagaagaatgaGAAAAATGAGGTGAATCAAGTTGTTGCTGCTTCTATGAGTCAATTAAAAGATGAAGCAAATAAGAATAAAAGGAGTAGTCAGGTAACACTTTCTGGATTGTTGAATTTCATTGATGGGATTTGGTCTGCTAGTACTGGTGAAAGATTGATTATATTTACTACTAACTATGTTGAGAAACTCGATAAAGCGTTGATTCGTCGAGGACGAATGGATATGCATATTGAGTTATCTTATTGTTGTTTTGAGGGATTCAAAATGTTGGCAATGAATTATATGAGTGTTGAAACACATCCTTTGTTCGAGACGGTTCGAGGTTTGTTGGAAGAGAGTAATATCTCACCTGCTGATGTTGCTGAAAACTTGATGCCTAAGGTAGCTAATGAAGAAGTTGAAACATCATTGGAGAGGTTGATTCAAGCACTAAGAAGCTCTAAGGAAGAAGCAAAGAAGAAGGCTGAGAAAGCAGAAGAAAGCACTGGTGAAGGAGAGGATTCTGCACAAGACAAGAAAAGcttgcttgaagatgaagaagagattgatAATGGAAAATCCTAA